A window of Tripterygium wilfordii isolate XIE 37 chromosome 7, ASM1340144v1, whole genome shotgun sequence contains these coding sequences:
- the LOC120003053 gene encoding tetraketide alpha-pyrone reductase 1 — MDSNVKGKVCITGASGFLASWLVKRLLLAGYHVIGTVRDPGNERKLGHLWRLEGAEERLRLVRADLMEEGSFDDAIMGCHGVFHTASPVLKPCSDPKAEILEPAVEGTLNVLRSCQKNPTLRRVVLTSSSSTVRVRDDFDPHVPLDESYWSSIELCERLQIWYALSKTLSEKAAWKFCEENGIDLVTVLPSFAIGPSLPPDLCFTASDVLGLLKGETLQFMWHGRMGYVHVDDIALCHILVYEHEAAQGRYLCNSTVMDNNQLASFLSSRYAWLPNIPKGFEQLNRPWYDFDTSKLKSLGFKFKSIHEMFDDCVASLVDQGYLSSTI, encoded by the exons ATGGATAGTAACGTAAAAGGTAAAGTGTGCATCACAGGTGCCTCTGGCTTTCTGGCTTCCTGGCTGGTTAAACGTCTGCTCTTAGCTGGGTACCATGTGATTGGGACGGTTAGAGATCCAG GAAACGAGAGGAAGTTAGGGCATCTATGGAGGCTAGAAGGAGCGGAGGAGAGACTCCGACTAGTGAGGGCTGATTTGATGGAAGAGGGAAGCTTTGACGATGCAATCATGGGATGCCATGGTGTCTTCCACACAGCTTCACCTGTCCTCAAGCCTTGTTCCGATCCAAAG GCAGAAATCCTGGAACCAGCTGTTGAGGGAACCTTGAATGTGCTGCGTTCATGCCAGAAGAACCCAACTCTAAGACGTGTTGTTCTCACCTCTTCCTCATCAACTGTGAGGGTACGAGATGACTTTGACCCTCATGTACCGCTTGACGAATCATATTGGAGCTCCATTGAATTATGCGAGAGGCTACAG ATCTGGTACGCCTTGTCGAAAACCCTTTCTGAGAAGGCGGCATGGAAATTCTGCGAGGAAAATGGGATTGATTTAGTCACTGTTCTACCTTCGTTTGCTATTGGGCCTAGTTTGCCACCTGATTTATGTTTTACTGCATCAGATGTCCTCGGCTTGCTTAAAG GGGAAACCCTGCAATTTATGTGGCATGGAAGGATGGGATATGTCCACGTTGATGACATTGCCCTCTGTCACATTCTTGTATACGAGCATGAAGCTGCTCAGGGCCGATACTTATGTAACTCTACAGTGATGGACAATAATCAGCTAGCGTCCTTCTTATCATCCCGTTATGCATGGCTTCCCAATATCCCAAAGGG GTTTGAGCAACTGAATCGACCTTGGTACGACTTCGACACTTCCAAGTTGAAGAGTTTAGGGTTCAAGTTCAAGTCCATCCATGAAATGTTTGATGACTGCGTAGCATCACTTGTCGACCAAGGATATTTATCTTCTACTATCTAA
- the LOC120001770 gene encoding chloride channel protein CLC-e-like, with the protein MDCAFVHLLGSQKHVSEIPSLIPCSSLSLNFLCSSFSLSTYRKRYKKELGITSVWRPPNSQLQPEPERRKPESEETNEINQQPSELINSAIISSCLVGVLTGIGVVLFNNAVHDIRDFFWDGIPYRGASWLREEPIRAVWARVILVPACGGFIVGLLNLLREYPSLPDGYMKPALGPFLKALAACVTLGTGNSLGPEGPSVEIGTSIAKGIGSLFDKSSQRKLSLLAAGSAAGISSGFNAAVAGCFFAVESVLWPAPSDSALSLTNTTSMVILSAVIASVVSEAGLGSEPAFKVPDYDFRSPSELPLYLLLGIVCGLVSLTLSRSTSYMLVIVENLQKVLRIPKAAVPVLGGLAVGTIALAYPEILYWGFENVDILLESRPFVKGLSAELLLQLVAVKIFATSLSRASGLVGGYYAPSLFIGAATGMAYGKIISFAVSQSYPTFDLSILEVASPQAYGLVGMAATLAGVCQVPLTAVLLLFELTQDYRIVLPLLGAVGFSSLITSGQTTRKDVKEIGKLKENQNYLTQQLSSGFSVSKEAPYSTNLCEIECSLCMDDSSSCQISIGKKILVSEAMRTRYVTVLMSSSLTEAVNLMLVEKQSCAMIVDDDNFLIGLLTLTDIREFSTVAKAKRGKLKDILVSEMCSSNGERCQVSWTAIPNMDLLSAQMIMDRLGMSQVPVVLEHAEVHKRHLVGLLDRECITVTRNALETRESLK; encoded by the exons ATGGACTGTGCATTCGTGCACTTGCTGGGTTCACAGAAGCATGTCAGCGAAATCCCTTCTCTAATACCTTGTTCTTCTTTATCATTGAACTTCTTGTGCTCTTCCTTCTCTCTGTCCACATACCGAAAACGCTACAAAAAAGAGTTGGGGATAACTAGTGTTTGGAGGCCTCCGAATTCTCAGCTACAGCCTGAACCTGAACGTAGAAAGCCCGAGTCCGAGGAGACGAATGAAATCAATCAACAACCGTCAGAACTGATCAATTCCGCAATAATATCGTCTTGCTTGGTGGGTGTTCTCACAGGTATCGGTGTGGTGCTCTTTAACAACGCCGTCCATGATATACGCGACTTCTTCTGGGATGGGATTCCCTATCGAGGTGCCTCCTGGCTGAGAGAGGAGCCCATCCGGGCCGTGTGGGCTCGAGTAATTTTGGTGCCCGCTTGTGGCGGCTTCATTGTAGGCTTGTTGAATTTGCTTCGAGAATATCCGTCCCTTCCCGATGGTTACATGAAGCCTGCACTTGGACCCTTTTTGAAGGCGTTGGCCGCCTGTGTCACTCTCGGCACTGGTAACTCATTGGGGCCGGAAGGACCTAGTGTCGAGATTGGCACATCCATTGCCAAGGGAATTGGCTCTTTGTTTGATAAAAGTTCTCAAAGAAAGCTGTCCCTCTTGGCCGCAGGCTCTGCTGCTGGAATCTCTTCTG GATTCAATGCCGCTGTTGCTGGCTGTTTTTTTGCTGTGGAGTCAGTCTTATGGCCAGCACCATCAGATTCAGCCCTGTCACTTACCAATACAACCTCTATGGTTATACTCTCTGCTGTAATAGCTTCTGTAGTGTCAGAAGCCGGTCTTGGTTCGGAACCAGCCTTCAAGGTCCCAGATTATGATTTCCGCTCTCCTAGTG AACTCCCACTGTACTTGCTGCTGGGTATTGTATGCGGCTTGGTGTCATTGACCTTATCTAGAAGCACATCATACATGTTGGTAATTGTTGAGAATCTTCAGAAGGTCCTCAGGATACCAAAAGCTGCAGTGCCTGTGTTGGGTGGCCTAGCTGTTGGAACAATAGCATTAGCATATCCTGAAATCCTTTACTGGGGATTTGAGAACGTTGACATCTTGTTGGAATCTCGACCGTTCGTGAAAGGCCTCTCCGCTGAGCTATTGCTCCAGCTGGTGGCTGTCAAGATTTTTGCAACTTCTCTGTCCCGTGCTTCTGGCTTAGTAGGAGGCTACTATGCCCCTTCTCTTTTTATTGGCGCTGCAACGGGAATGGCATATGGGAAAATTATTAGTTTTGCAGTCTCTCAGTCATATCCAACATTTGATCTTTCCATCTTGGAAGTGGCGTCGCCCCAAGCATATGGCCTG GTTGGAATGGCTGCTACCCTTGCTGGAGTGTGTCAGGTACCTCTTACTGCAGTTCTGCTGTTGTTTGAACTGACACAGGACTATCGGATTGTTTTACCACTACTTGGAGCTGTGGGGTTTTCCTCTTTGATTACATCTGGGCAAACAACACGAAAGGATGTCAAAGAGATTGGAAAACTTAAAGAAAATCAGAATTATTTGACGCAGCAACTATCTTCGGGTTTTTCTGTTTCCAAAGAGGCACCTTACTCGACCAACCTTTGCGAAATTGAATGCTCACTGTGCATGGATGATTCTAGTAGTTGTCAAATATCAATTGGGAAGAAAATTCTTGTTTCAGAAGCCATGAGAACAAGATATGTCACCGTTCTGATGTCCTCTTCACTTACGGAAGCAGTGAATCTTATGCTAGTTGAGAAGCAGTCTTGTGCAATGATTGTTGATGATGACAATTTTTTGATTGGTTTGCTGACGCTTACTGATATTAGAGAATTCAGTACAGTTGCAAAAGCCAAACGCGGTAAACTCAAG GATATTTTAGTATCTGAAATGTGTTCATCAAATGGTGAAAGATGTCAAGTATCATGGACTGCCATACCAAATATGGACCTTCTTTCTGCTCAAATGATCATGGACAGGCTTGGCATGAGCCAAGTTCCGGTTGTTTTGGAGCATGCTGAAGTCCACAAAAGGCATCTAGTTGGCCTTTTAGACAGAGAATGTATAACTGTTACACGCAA TGCTCTAGAAACTAGAGAATCCCTAAAGTAA